A window of Methanobacterium sp. contains these coding sequences:
- a CDS encoding S26 family signal peptidase: MRLKTGLIISLLVLTALIGTTSYLIANQHNIGIIVKTNGTDTLVYSTSWFDVPKTMIEEMNIKAWADVEDPDSNVDSVKTNMQNIAKKYNYTVEVKISSQFGEDQLPMPATVKGTSMVPTLKDGQRIVVLKTDDFEVGDIVVAHHPDYKLIVKRVGKINGDQVYLESDNKKVEIIQNHVSYENGMKKIVTIQKTPLNTWVPRSNIIGVVKNY; encoded by the coding sequence ATGAGATTGAAAACAGGATTAATAATAAGTTTACTTGTCTTAACTGCATTAATCGGGACTACCAGCTACTTAATAGCTAATCAGCATAACATTGGAATCATAGTGAAAACTAATGGTACAGATACGTTGGTTTATTCTACTTCATGGTTCGATGTACCTAAAACCATGATTGAAGAGATGAATATCAAAGCTTGGGCTGATGTGGAGGATCCAGATAGTAATGTAGATTCCGTCAAGACCAACATGCAAAACATTGCCAAAAAGTATAATTACACAGTTGAGGTTAAGATTTCATCCCAATTTGGTGAGGATCAACTACCAATGCCAGCCACAGTAAAGGGAACATCCATGGTTCCTACTTTAAAGGATGGTCAAAGAATTGTAGTATTGAAAACTGATGATTTCGAGGTGGGAGACATAGTTGTTGCCCATCACCCTGATTATAAACTAATTGTAAAACGTGTCGGAAAAATAAATGGTGACCAAGTTTATCTAGAAAGTGACAATAAGAAAGTGGAAATTATACAAAACCACGTAAGCTATGAAAATGGAATGAAAAAGATTGTCACCATCCAAAAGACACCTCTAAACACATGGGTCCCTAGAAGCAATATAATAGGTGTGGTCAAGAATTATTAG